In one window of Opitutus sp. GAS368 DNA:
- a CDS encoding BatD family protein: MQIPSIKRGGAQRRGVLSALGLGLFLFALLLPTLMRAQTVRWEPPGGQLGFNQVSDLALVFENCEPDGDPALPKIDGLQIGRPSQSSEMNMVNMTVTRRFSLVFPVRPGKRSTISIPAFEVKTDKGPITVKSATFTVGDATVGNSGLAVNDVAVAKVTANKDSFWAGEVFPVTYNLNIVRRYYHSIATNVDWPSTPLVTEDWSKPELNEALVRGERYVVLQQSTRAYAKQPGNYTFKPASQMVNLMVGTAGFGLFSQPTVEQRAIESESLTLTIKPLPTPPAAFAGAVGEFSFTSKVVPLTAAVGEPVTWTLELAGTGNWPDVTGLPEREVSNDFQVVQPKSKRAMKDGTLFEGTLTEDVVLVPTKPGTYRLAPVRFTYFDTKSGTYKTIASEPVMVTITAGSTPVQAPAGSGAPVQFSINTPSSTPAPPVLPPAVAPVAPENLPRDPIASGSTGFVPLVTFNLVWACLLSSVLCPLLLWLALAALRSRERDPQRRRREARARLATAVSALRSSDSQPAAIISRLKVWQMETTKLWEVPHAAPGTPLVHACVGRHAPDAASAWAKLWSEADRALHSRENTLPKDWQVRADAALAGVKVPGWPPSSLFAGRNLLPFLFTLAVLLAPVAAHADVAGEAYKRGDFAVAETNWRQALATAPSDWTVRHNLGLALGQQDRWAEATGYWTGAFLLNARSDATRWDLALGLQRSGMAPPELVELSRGDGRHELARWASPGEWQLALVGAALLIAVALVVLLLKGYGRIGGWARPTALVTILLAILLAAAATLSLHTYGPLAQPDAVIVWKASTLRSIPTEADTTQKMSPLSAGSIAVAEKTFLGWTKLSFAGGQAGWVRSEDLIRLYR; encoded by the coding sequence ATGCAGATCCCCTCTATCAAGAGGGGTGGCGCGCAGCGCCGGGGTGTGTTGAGCGCGTTGGGCCTCGGCCTATTCCTGTTCGCCCTGCTGTTGCCCACCCTCATGCGCGCCCAGACCGTACGCTGGGAGCCACCCGGCGGCCAGCTGGGTTTCAACCAGGTCAGCGACCTCGCCCTGGTGTTTGAAAATTGCGAGCCCGACGGCGACCCGGCCCTGCCCAAGATCGACGGCCTCCAGATCGGCCGGCCTTCGCAGAGCAGCGAGATGAACATGGTCAACATGACCGTGACCCGCCGCTTCTCCCTCGTTTTCCCCGTGCGGCCGGGCAAGCGCAGCACCATCAGCATCCCGGCCTTCGAGGTTAAAACCGACAAGGGCCCGATCACGGTCAAGTCCGCCACGTTCACCGTGGGCGACGCCACCGTGGGCAACTCCGGCCTCGCCGTGAACGACGTCGCCGTCGCGAAGGTCACCGCCAACAAGGATTCCTTCTGGGCCGGCGAGGTCTTCCCCGTCACTTACAACCTCAACATCGTGCGGCGCTACTACCACTCGATCGCCACCAATGTCGACTGGCCGTCCACCCCGCTCGTGACGGAGGACTGGAGCAAGCCCGAGCTCAACGAGGCCCTCGTCCGCGGCGAGCGCTATGTCGTCCTGCAGCAGTCCACCCGCGCCTACGCCAAGCAGCCGGGCAATTACACCTTCAAGCCGGCCAGCCAGATGGTGAACCTGATGGTCGGCACCGCGGGTTTCGGGCTTTTCTCCCAGCCCACCGTCGAGCAGCGCGCCATCGAGTCGGAATCCCTGACCCTGACCATCAAGCCGCTGCCGACGCCGCCCGCCGCCTTCGCCGGCGCCGTCGGCGAGTTCAGCTTCACCTCCAAGGTCGTGCCCCTCACCGCCGCCGTCGGCGAACCCGTCACCTGGACCCTGGAGCTGGCCGGCACGGGCAACTGGCCGGACGTCACCGGCCTGCCCGAGCGCGAGGTGTCGAATGACTTCCAGGTCGTGCAGCCGAAGTCCAAGCGCGCGATGAAGGACGGCACGCTGTTCGAGGGCACGCTGACCGAGGACGTGGTGCTCGTGCCGACCAAGCCCGGCACCTACCGGCTCGCGCCGGTGCGCTTCACCTACTTCGACACCAAGTCCGGCACCTACAAGACCATCGCCAGCGAGCCCGTCATGGTGACCATCACCGCCGGCTCCACTCCGGTGCAGGCGCCGGCCGGTTCCGGCGCGCCCGTGCAGTTCTCCATCAACACCCCGTCCAGCACGCCCGCGCCGCCGGTCCTCCCGCCGGCCGTGGCGCCGGTCGCACCCGAAAACCTGCCGCGCGATCCCATCGCCTCAGGCAGCACCGGTTTCGTGCCCTTGGTGACATTCAATCTTGTCTGGGCCTGTCTTCTGTCCTCCGTCCTCTGTCCTCTGCTCCTCTGGCTGGCGCTCGCCGCCCTGCGCTCTCGCGAGCGCGACCCGCAGCGCCGGCGGCGCGAAGCCCGCGCCCGCCTCGCCACGGCGGTGTCGGCCCTGCGTTCCTCCGACTCTCAACCCGCGGCGATCATCTCCCGGCTCAAAGTCTGGCAGATGGAGACGACCAAGCTCTGGGAAGTTCCGCACGCCGCGCCCGGCACCCCGCTGGTTCACGCCTGCGTCGGCCGTCACGCCCCGGATGCCGCCTCCGCCTGGGCGAAGCTCTGGTCCGAGGCCGATCGCGCCCTGCACAGCCGGGAGAACACCCTGCCCAAGGACTGGCAGGTGCGCGCCGACGCTGCGCTCGCGGGCGTCAAGGTGCCCGGCTGGCCGCCATCCTCGCTCTTTGCCGGCCGCAACCTGCTGCCCTTCCTTTTCACGCTCGCCGTGCTGCTCGCACCGGTTGCGGCGCACGCCGATGTCGCTGGTGAGGCCTACAAGCGCGGCGACTTTGCCGTCGCCGAAACCAACTGGCGCCAGGCTCTCGCCACGGCGCCGAGCGACTGGACGGTCCGTCACAACCTGGGCCTCGCCCTCGGCCAGCAGGATCGCTGGGCCGAGGCGACCGGTTACTGGACCGGGGCGTTCCTGCTCAACGCCCGTTCCGACGCGACCCGTTGGGATCTTGCGCTCGGGCTGCAGCGTTCGGGCATGGCTCCGCCCGAGCTCGTCGAGCTTTCCCGCGGCGATGGCCGTCATGAGCTCGCGCGCTGGGCGAGCCCGGGCGAATGGCAGCTTGCCCTCGTGGGCGCCGCCCTGCTCATCGCGGTCGCGCTCGTCGTGCTGCTCCTGAAGGGCTACGGCCGCATCGGCGGCTGGGCCCGGCCGACCGCGCTCGTCACCATTCTCCTCGCCATCCTGCTTGCCGCCGCGGCCACACTCAGCCTGCACACCTACGGGCCGCTCGCGCAGCCCGACGCGGTGATCGTGTGGAAGGCCTCCACGCTGCGCAGCATCCCGACCGAGGCCGACACGACCCAGAAGATGTCCCCGCTTTCCGCCGGCTCCATTGCCGTGGCCGAGAAGACCTTCCTCGGCTGGACAAAGCTCAGTTTCGCCGGCGGCCAGGCCGGCTGGGTGCGCAGCGAGGACCTGATCCGGCTGTATCGGTAG
- the gluQRS gene encoding tRNA glutamyl-Q(34) synthetase GluQRS, whose product MKPSYIGRLAPSPTGLLHLGHARTFWAAQERARAAGGELLLRNDDLDTARCRPEFVTAMVEDMRWFGLTWAGPMLTQSTRLLLYRAALARLHVAGCIYPCARSRRDVLAAAGAPHEGDEADEPVYPPQFRPPADASLPSLTDPVAINWRFRVPDGETLTFTDGHFGAQHAVAGREFGDFLVWRKDDVPSYQLACVVDDDAMGITEVVRGADLMKSTFRQLLLYRALGLTAPGFYHCPLVTDEKGVRLAKRHDALALRTLREQGRIPGQLRVDWK is encoded by the coding sequence GTGAAACCCTCCTACATCGGCCGCCTGGCACCGTCGCCCACCGGCCTGCTCCACCTGGGGCACGCCCGGACCTTCTGGGCGGCCCAGGAGCGCGCCCGCGCCGCCGGCGGCGAACTCCTCCTGCGCAACGACGACCTCGATACCGCCCGCTGCCGCCCGGAGTTCGTCACGGCGATGGTGGAGGACATGCGTTGGTTCGGCCTGACGTGGGCCGGGCCAATGCTCACGCAAAGCACCCGCCTCCTGCTCTACCGCGCGGCCCTTGCCCGGCTGCACGTCGCCGGGTGCATCTATCCCTGTGCCCGGTCGCGGCGCGACGTCCTCGCCGCCGCGGGCGCGCCGCACGAGGGCGACGAGGCGGACGAACCGGTCTACCCGCCGCAGTTCCGTCCGCCGGCGGACGCCTCGCTCCCGTCGCTGACCGACCCCGTCGCGATCAACTGGCGTTTCCGGGTGCCTGACGGCGAGACCCTCACATTCACGGACGGACATTTCGGCGCGCAACACGCCGTGGCCGGTCGGGAGTTCGGCGACTTCCTCGTGTGGCGGAAGGACGACGTCCCGAGTTACCAGCTCGCGTGCGTGGTGGACGACGACGCCATGGGCATCACCGAGGTCGTGCGCGGGGCGGATCTGATGAAATCCACTTTCCGCCAGCTGCTGCTTTACCGGGCGCTCGGGCTCACGGCGCCGGGGTTTTATCACTGCCCGCTCGTCACCGACGAAAAGGGCGTGCGCCTGGCCAAGCGCCACGACGCACTGGCCCTGCGCACCCTGCGCGAACAAGGCCGGATCCCGGGGCAGTTGCGGGTGGATTGGAAATAG
- a CDS encoding TIGR00730 family Rossman fold protein has protein sequence MQKLLCVYCSSSDRLDPKYAAAAEELGRELVARGFGLVYGGGKTGLMGAVARAVKSRGGRVVGVIPEFMKARELAYDEADELVTVVTMRERKLLMEARADAFVALPGGFGTLEEIMEILTLRQLDVVKKPCVFFNQDGFYDDLIKLFEKMLAEKFFKPSNMDLFRVAASVSDIFTQIEAARGVQAESKWFQTR, from the coding sequence ATGCAAAAGCTCCTCTGCGTCTATTGTTCCTCCAGCGACCGGCTCGACCCCAAGTATGCGGCGGCCGCGGAGGAATTGGGACGCGAACTTGTCGCCCGCGGCTTCGGGTTGGTCTACGGCGGCGGCAAGACCGGCCTGATGGGTGCAGTGGCGCGGGCGGTCAAGTCCCGCGGCGGCCGCGTGGTCGGCGTAATCCCCGAGTTCATGAAGGCGCGCGAGCTGGCCTACGACGAGGCCGACGAGCTGGTGACCGTCGTGACGATGCGCGAGCGCAAGCTGCTGATGGAGGCGCGGGCCGACGCCTTCGTGGCGCTGCCGGGCGGCTTCGGCACGCTCGAGGAGATCATGGAGATCCTCACGCTGCGGCAGCTCGACGTCGTGAAGAAGCCCTGCGTGTTCTTCAACCAGGACGGGTTCTATGACGACCTGATCAAACTCTTCGAAAAAATGCTCGCGGAGAAATTCTTCAAGCCGTCGAACATGGACCTGTTCCGGGTGGCGGCGTCAGTGTCCGACATCTTCACGCAGATCGAGGCCGCCCGCGGCGTGCAGGCGGAGTCGAAGTGGTTCCAGACGCGGTGA
- a CDS encoding VWA domain-containing protein, whose product MSFQSPHLLWLLVPLVLLFSWELMRHSARTVANWPKIARAWAGAFDVSLGAKHTTAENRPRIWLWFGLALCLIALARPQWGVIEEQVFDQSREVIIAMDLSRSMLAQDVKPSRLDRSKLLITSLLDGLKGERVGLVLFSGTAFLQSPLSSDYEVLREFLPVLNTDYLPEGGTNYKALLETSMQAFGTSTADRYLIILSDGESTEDEWQGLTGSLKTKGIRVIGLGVGTAQGSFIPEPGGGLVKDERGAVVMSRLNSSTLQELAQVTGGAYADASSWVDLPALLRKTVEAGRKGEFAEKNTARRIERFQWFLAPGLLLLLISFWAEFPVRPRERALPLGKARGPKTEDGGRKAVAVVAALVLFSVLCHPSSACGAESEAPSDPLAKPLSTTVARLAAKDTVTAKEYSELAQTTVTYGQRVKSSQQQPPEPVIRDALAAVDTGEKLDAKAADWPRVRSELEELLKKEEPPKQDKKDQDKKDQQQQDKQQQKDQQKQDQNKDQQDQKKQDQQSQDQKDQQPQQQNKDAFGDMKDKPDQKKAEPKPSTPPAGTQKVGGQQEKQPAEPIDAELAMPLQKLEQVRNQDSPAKLQQIMQGPQQKPKTTGKNW is encoded by the coding sequence ATGAGCTTCCAATCCCCGCATCTCCTCTGGCTCCTCGTGCCGCTCGTGCTGCTCTTCTCGTGGGAGCTGATGCGCCACTCCGCGCGCACGGTGGCGAACTGGCCGAAGATCGCCCGCGCCTGGGCCGGGGCCTTCGACGTCTCGTTGGGGGCCAAGCATACCACCGCCGAGAACCGGCCGCGGATCTGGCTCTGGTTCGGCCTGGCGCTTTGCCTCATCGCCCTCGCCCGCCCGCAATGGGGCGTGATCGAGGAGCAGGTGTTCGACCAGTCGCGCGAGGTGATCATCGCCATGGACCTGTCGCGCTCCATGCTGGCGCAGGACGTCAAGCCCTCGCGCCTCGACCGCAGCAAGCTGCTCATCACCTCCCTGCTCGACGGTCTGAAGGGCGAGCGCGTCGGCCTCGTGCTGTTCTCCGGCACCGCCTTCCTGCAGAGCCCGCTCAGCTCCGATTACGAGGTGCTGCGGGAGTTCCTGCCCGTCCTGAACACAGATTACCTTCCCGAGGGCGGCACGAACTACAAGGCGCTGCTCGAGACCTCCATGCAGGCCTTCGGCACCTCCACCGCCGACCGTTACCTGATCATCCTCAGCGACGGCGAAAGCACGGAGGATGAATGGCAGGGCCTGACCGGTTCGCTCAAGACCAAAGGCATCCGCGTCATCGGCCTCGGCGTCGGCACGGCCCAGGGGTCGTTCATCCCCGAGCCCGGCGGCGGCCTGGTGAAGGACGAGCGCGGCGCAGTTGTCATGTCGCGCCTCAACAGCTCGACCCTGCAGGAGCTCGCGCAGGTGACGGGCGGCGCCTACGCCGATGCCAGCTCGTGGGTGGACCTGCCGGCGTTGCTCCGGAAAACCGTCGAGGCCGGTCGCAAAGGCGAGTTTGCGGAGAAGAACACCGCGCGCCGCATCGAGCGCTTCCAGTGGTTCCTCGCCCCCGGCCTGCTCCTCCTGCTCATCAGCTTCTGGGCCGAGTTCCCCGTCCGCCCGCGCGAGCGGGCGCTGCCCCTGGGCAAGGCCAGAGGACCGAAGACCGAGGACGGAGGACGGAAGGCCGTCGCCGTTGTTGCGGCCTTGGTCCTGTTCTCCGTCCTCTGTCATCCGTCCTCTGCGTGCGGCGCCGAGAGCGAAGCTCCCAGCGACCCGCTGGCCAAACCGCTCTCGACCACCGTGGCCCGGCTCGCCGCCAAGGACACCGTCACCGCCAAGGAATATTCCGAGCTGGCGCAGACCACGGTCACCTACGGCCAGCGCGTGAAATCATCCCAGCAGCAACCGCCCGAGCCGGTCATCCGCGACGCCCTGGCGGCGGTCGACACCGGCGAGAAACTTGACGCCAAGGCCGCCGACTGGCCGCGCGTGCGCTCGGAGCTGGAGGAGCTGCTAAAAAAGGAGGAGCCGCCGAAACAGGATAAGAAAGATCAGGACAAGAAGGACCAACAGCAACAGGACAAGCAGCAGCAGAAAGACCAGCAAAAGCAGGACCAGAACAAGGATCAGCAGGATCAAAAGAAGCAGGACCAGCAAAGCCAGGACCAGAAGGACCAGCAGCCGCAGCAGCAGAACAAGGACGCCTTCGGCGACATGAAGGACAAGCCGGACCAGAAGAAGGCCGAACCGAAGCCGTCCACCCCGCCCGCCGGCACGCAGAAGGTCGGCGGGCAGCAGGAAAAACAGCCCGCCGAGCCCATCGACGCCGAGCTCGCCATGCCGCTCCAGAAGCTCGAGCAGGTACGCAACCAGGATTCGCCCGCCAAACTCCAGCAAATCATGCAAGGCCCGCAACAGAAGCCCAAGACCACGGGCAAGAATTGGTGA
- a CDS encoding VWA domain-containing protein — MKDYTFHDPLWLLALLLLPLLVWVRGRRGAPVLVVPFAAAWHRPSLIPTSRWPAALALTGLVLLILALARPQIVEDKREVKQQGYDLMLAIDLSGSMLSEDYERGGERINRLQAIKPIIQAFISQRPSDRIGLVVFSGRAYTLAPLTFDHDWLARQIERLKIGMIEDGTAIGDGLGISLTRLEQAKREEGGKRKGAFIVLMTDGANNRGVLTPEQATEIAKARGVPVYTIGAGRDGLVPFPVRDETTGKLLGYRRVVSDLDEGALQQISAATGGKFFRAFDVDTAEKAFAAIDQAQKIEFTAKSYLLTTELFTWVATPGASLLFLGALFALPPSLPLRNQSGARTAGAAGASVTTPAPQPSAAMLAAAIVLVGLNLILGYLKGVRTSENPGFALGVAMSQLVMPALVALLFSIGRSFRNLRSLTRIVFWTSFVLLLVNLGGSK; from the coding sequence ATGAAGGACTATACCTTTCATGATCCGCTCTGGCTGCTCGCGCTGCTCCTCCTGCCGCTGCTCGTGTGGGTGCGCGGCCGGCGCGGCGCCCCGGTGCTGGTCGTGCCCTTCGCCGCGGCGTGGCACCGGCCGTCGCTCATCCCCACCTCCCGCTGGCCGGCCGCGCTCGCCCTGACCGGGCTTGTCCTGCTCATCCTCGCCCTGGCCCGCCCGCAGATCGTCGAGGACAAGCGCGAGGTGAAGCAGCAGGGCTACGACCTGATGCTCGCCATCGACCTCTCCGGCTCGATGCTCTCCGAGGACTACGAGCGCGGCGGCGAGCGCATCAACCGCCTGCAGGCCATCAAGCCCATCATCCAGGCCTTCATCAGCCAGCGACCCAGCGACCGCATCGGCCTGGTCGTCTTTTCCGGCCGCGCCTACACGCTGGCCCCGCTCACCTTCGACCACGACTGGCTCGCCCGGCAGATCGAACGCCTGAAGATCGGCATGATCGAGGACGGCACCGCCATCGGCGACGGCCTCGGCATCTCGCTGACGCGGCTGGAGCAGGCCAAGCGCGAGGAAGGCGGCAAGCGCAAGGGCGCCTTCATCGTCCTTATGACCGACGGCGCCAACAACCGCGGCGTGCTGACGCCCGAGCAGGCGACCGAGATTGCCAAGGCCCGCGGCGTGCCGGTCTACACCATCGGCGCCGGCCGCGACGGCCTCGTGCCGTTCCCGGTCCGCGATGAAACCACCGGAAAGCTGCTCGGCTATCGCCGCGTGGTCTCTGACCTCGACGAGGGCGCCCTCCAGCAGATTTCCGCGGCCACCGGCGGCAAGTTCTTCCGCGCCTTCGACGTCGACACGGCCGAGAAGGCCTTCGCCGCCATCGATCAGGCGCAGAAGATCGAGTTCACCGCCAAGTCCTATCTACTCACGACCGAGCTGTTCACGTGGGTTGCCACGCCCGGCGCCAGCCTGCTTTTCCTCGGGGCCCTGTTCGCCCTGCCACCCAGCCTGCCGCTGCGCAATCAGTCCGGCGCCCGAACCGCCGGTGCAGCGGGCGCTTCGGTGACCACCCCAGCCCCGCAGCCAAGTGCTGCCATGCTGGCGGCTGCCATCGTCCTCGTCGGACTCAATCTGATCCTGGGCTATCTCAAGGGCGTGAGGACTTCGGAAAACCCGGGCTTTGCGCTGGGCGTTGCAATGTCGCAGCTTGTCATGCCGGCCCTTGTCGCGCTGCTTTTTTCCATCGGCCGCAGTTTCCGCAACCTCCGGTCCCTCACCCGGATTGTCTTTTGGACCTCCTTCGTGCTTCTGCTCGTCAACCTCGGGGGATCGAAATGA